A genomic window from Sphingobacterium sp. BN32 includes:
- a CDS encoding inorganic phosphate transporter codes for MENYLYLVLITLAVLAIIDLMVGVSNDAVNFLNSAIGSKAIPFKTIMIIASLGILIGSVFSSGMMEIARSGIYVPSKFTFDDVIAIFLAVMITDIILLDIFNYFGLPTSTTVSIVFELLGAAISLAVFKIVMTDGSWSTLSSYINTEKASEIVYSILLSVVISFSIGMLVQYISRVLFTFQFEKKLKTVGVVFGGIAMAAISYFILIKGLKEVSFLGSDVKNWIKTHELLLLGGSFVVCTIISFIITQLGINILKVIIGIGTFALALSFAGNDLVNFIGVPVAAIQSIEIFQSVPGANPDTFTMDALASSEIVAPLWILLAAGIVMVITLWTSKKAKTVIETEMSLSSQGDGNEKFESNFLSRTIVRGFIRMGSVLTYVMPKTLQSNIDKKFETPMIAVGQKKPKSKDEPMFDMIRASVNLMVASSLIALGTSMKLPLSTTYVTFMVAMGTAFADRAWGRESAVYRVSGVFHVIGGWFVTAGCAFAGAFVIAYFLKVGGIVTLVIALVVLALLLYRNAKSHDKKIKAKALQELNLDKSDILSLQQVMETSANQISETFSKANIFYKDAIDSLIKEDLEALSMNKKLVKKLMNDLNSTNNSMYNFIRNLDDSSVKGSRYYIISLGYLQDMIENVAVINSNALNHVDNNHKTLRISQAKDLKYVVERLGDWFSKINMAYKRQDFSKIDSLIDAREDIQEYINNLLDKQIDRIRTSESSPKNSRLYFSILLETNELLSSTYKLLRLHKEFASFRRRNQQ; via the coding sequence ATGGAAAACTATCTTTACCTAGTTCTTATTACCCTTGCCGTCCTAGCAATTATTGATTTAATGGTTGGTGTCAGTAATGACGCTGTTAACTTCCTCAACTCGGCGATTGGTTCGAAAGCAATCCCTTTCAAGACCATTATGATTATTGCCAGTTTAGGTATTCTCATTGGATCGGTATTTTCTAGCGGGATGATGGAGATTGCGCGAAGCGGTATCTATGTCCCCAGTAAATTTACTTTCGACGATGTCATCGCTATATTTCTAGCGGTCATGATAACCGACATTATTCTGTTGGATATTTTTAATTATTTCGGCCTCCCAACATCGACCACGGTTTCTATTGTATTCGAATTATTGGGTGCCGCGATCAGTTTAGCCGTGTTTAAAATCGTGATGACCGACGGTAGCTGGTCTACCCTTTCATCCTATATCAATACCGAGAAAGCCTCCGAAATTGTCTACAGTATCCTTCTTTCGGTGGTCATTTCCTTCAGCATCGGTATGCTGGTGCAATACATTTCCAGAGTGCTTTTCACCTTCCAATTTGAGAAGAAACTAAAGACTGTGGGTGTGGTATTTGGCGGGATCGCTATGGCTGCGATCAGTTATTTCATTCTGATTAAAGGATTGAAAGAGGTGTCTTTCTTAGGCTCGGACGTCAAAAACTGGATCAAAACGCATGAGTTGTTGCTTTTAGGCGGTAGCTTTGTGGTTTGTACCATCATCAGCTTTATTATCACCCAATTAGGCATCAACATCCTGAAAGTCATTATTGGTATCGGAACATTCGCCTTAGCGCTTTCATTTGCGGGAAACGACCTGGTTAACTTTATCGGTGTTCCAGTTGCTGCTATACAGTCTATTGAAATATTCCAAAGTGTACCGGGAGCCAATCCTGATACTTTTACGATGGACGCATTAGCATCCTCAGAAATCGTTGCTCCGTTATGGATACTTCTTGCGGCAGGGATTGTGATGGTGATTACGCTATGGACATCAAAGAAAGCAAAGACGGTGATCGAAACAGAGATGAGCTTGTCGAGCCAAGGCGATGGAAATGAAAAGTTCGAATCTAACTTTCTTTCCAGAACGATTGTACGCGGCTTTATCCGCATGGGTTCGGTGCTAACTTACGTTATGCCAAAGACGTTGCAATCGAACATAGACAAGAAATTTGAAACACCAATGATTGCTGTTGGCCAGAAAAAGCCAAAAAGTAAAGACGAGCCGATGTTTGATATGATTCGTGCTTCAGTCAACCTGATGGTTGCGAGTAGTCTTATCGCATTAGGAACTTCCATGAAGTTACCTTTATCCACTACCTACGTAACGTTTATGGTGGCTATGGGTACGGCATTTGCGGATCGCGCTTGGGGTCGTGAGAGCGCTGTATATCGCGTTTCGGGCGTGTTCCATGTTATTGGCGGTTGGTTTGTAACGGCAGGTTGCGCATTTGCCGGTGCCTTCGTTATTGCTTACTTCTTAAAAGTTGGCGGCATCGTGACGTTGGTAATCGCTTTAGTGGTGTTAGCATTGCTATTGTACCGCAACGCAAAAAGTCACGATAAGAAAATCAAGGCTAAAGCACTGCAAGAGCTTAACTTGGACAAATCAGATATCCTATCACTTCAACAAGTGATGGAAACCAGTGCGAATCAGATTTCAGAGACGTTCTCGAAAGCAAACATCTTCTATAAAGATGCGATCGACTCGCTGATCAAAGAAGATCTCGAGGCTCTAAGCATGAACAAGAAGTTGGTGAAGAAGTTGATGAATGATCTGAATTCGACGAATAATTCCATGTATAATTTTATCCGTAATCTAGACGATAGTTCGGTTAAAGGAAGTCGCTACTACATTATTTCGCTTGGTTATCTTCAAGATATGATTGAGAATGTAGCGGTCATCAACTCGAATGCGCTAAACCATGTGGATAACAATCATAAAACGCTGCGAATCAGTCAGGCTAAAGATTTGAAATATGTGGTTGAACGCTTGGGCGATTGGTTTTCAAAAATCAACATGGCCTATAAGCGTCAAGATTTCAGCAAGATAGACTCCTTGATTGATGCGAGAGAAGACATTCAAGAATACATCAACAACTTGCTGGACAAGCAAATCGACCGTATCAGAACATCGGAGAGCAGCCCTAAAAACAGTAGATTATACTTCTCCATACTTTTAGAAACAAACGAGCTTCTAAGTTCGACTTATAAATTATTGAGACTTCATAAGGAATTTGCGTCGTTCCGTAGACGGAATCAGCAATAA